The following are encoded in a window of Salinibacter ruber DSM 13855 genomic DNA:
- the msrA gene encoding peptide-methionine (S)-S-oxide reductase MsrA, with protein MSTLNHATLGGGCFWCLEAVYEEVDGVTEIVSGYAGGHVQAPSYRQVCSGTTGHAEVVQLTYDPSVIAYRDLLEIFFTIHNPTTKDQEGADVGPQYRSIILHHDDEQREIAEGLIERLEANGVFGDPIVTEVEPLDTFYEAEDKHQDYYERNPAQPYCQSVISPKVAKLRKKHADKLQGQSPRPTS; from the coding sequence GTGTCGACCCTCAACCACGCAACCCTCGGTGGCGGCTGCTTCTGGTGCCTGGAAGCGGTGTACGAAGAAGTGGACGGCGTCACGGAGATTGTCTCCGGCTACGCCGGCGGCCACGTCCAAGCCCCTTCGTACCGGCAGGTCTGCAGCGGCACCACCGGCCACGCCGAGGTGGTACAGCTGACCTACGATCCGTCCGTGATCGCGTACCGTGACCTGCTGGAGATTTTCTTCACGATCCACAACCCGACCACCAAGGACCAGGAGGGCGCCGACGTGGGCCCGCAGTACCGATCCATCATTCTCCACCACGACGATGAGCAGCGGGAGATTGCCGAGGGCCTCATCGAGCGCCTGGAGGCCAACGGGGTCTTCGGGGACCCGATTGTGACCGAGGTGGAGCCCCTGGACACCTTTTACGAGGCCGAGGACAAGCACCAGGACTACTACGAGCGCAACCCGGCCCAGCCCTACTGCCAGTCCGTCATCTCTCCGAAGGTCGCCAAGCTCCGGAAGAAGCACGCCGACAAGCTGCAGGGGCAGAGCCCCCGTCCGACCTCCTGA